A section of the Ruania halotolerans genome encodes:
- a CDS encoding alpha-galactosidase — translation MRIPTESGTLVFEVTEAGPYLRSWGPNGGSLPAPGHASFLTRHDALPTVLTAAGTRHVHRGELLAHRADGRTGVRLVPGETTISEDGTRTRLCAVWRGEGLEVTVYVEGDTRHDAVAQWAEIRSTSQEPLWLTRAFGGAWDLPVGPGARVGALVGAWSRELTPVTVDLPAGIFGLGSRQGVTSHTYAPVVTLVPREGEGAYAVALAWSGSWSMTIDAAPFADRVRVGAGTDDETGVILLEPGESFTTPRTYAIRSDDAGDLSRAWHAFQRTELRRDRSAQHHPVVYNSWYATEFDVRVDHQLALAERAAALGAEVFVLDDGWFRGRTSDASGLGDWQVDTSKFPDGLTPLIDGVRALRMRFGIWVEPECVNPDSDLFRTHPDWVYRAGDRPLVTSRNQYVLDLGRPEVEAFVAGMLRDLLGGHDISYLKWDMNRPVSDGGRPGDPHGGEWSVQHTRAYYRLLELVRAEFPHVTFEACASGGGRTDLEVLRRSDVVWASDETGPRDRLAIQHGFLSVYAASWLSSWVTDEPDRLDTAGEPVSLTFRFLVAMCGVLGVGGDLLAWPEDDRELAASLVATYRQIREVVLEGEVHRHGDPADPQYAVEYRTSGQRVVMVFTRGAHRSPVHLTGLSGGEHVDTLGPDGTLHDAGAVTAAQSAEGLWAPHRAAGDADLLVLTSLGAGI, via the coding sequence ATGAGAATCCCGACGGAGTCCGGCACCCTGGTCTTCGAGGTCACCGAGGCAGGGCCGTACCTGCGCAGCTGGGGACCCAATGGCGGCTCACTGCCAGCACCGGGGCACGCGTCGTTCCTGACCCGCCACGACGCACTGCCGACGGTGCTGACGGCGGCTGGGACCCGCCACGTGCACCGGGGCGAGCTGCTCGCCCACCGCGCGGACGGTCGCACCGGGGTGCGCCTCGTCCCGGGTGAGACCACGATCAGCGAGGACGGGACGCGAACCCGGCTGTGCGCCGTCTGGCGGGGTGAGGGCCTCGAGGTGACGGTGTACGTGGAAGGCGACACCCGGCATGACGCGGTGGCTCAGTGGGCTGAGATTCGCAGCACGAGCCAGGAGCCGCTGTGGCTCACCCGGGCGTTCGGCGGCGCGTGGGACCTGCCGGTGGGGCCGGGCGCGCGGGTGGGCGCCCTGGTGGGTGCCTGGAGCCGGGAGCTGACGCCGGTCACCGTGGACCTGCCGGCCGGCATATTCGGGCTCGGCAGCCGGCAGGGCGTCACCTCGCACACCTATGCGCCGGTGGTCACGCTCGTTCCGCGCGAGGGCGAGGGGGCGTATGCGGTGGCGCTGGCGTGGAGCGGCTCGTGGTCGATGACGATCGACGCCGCACCCTTCGCCGACCGGGTGCGGGTCGGCGCCGGTACCGACGACGAGACCGGCGTGATCCTGCTGGAGCCGGGGGAATCGTTCACCACCCCTCGTACGTACGCGATCCGCAGCGACGACGCAGGCGACCTCTCCCGGGCCTGGCACGCGTTCCAGCGCACCGAGCTGCGCCGGGACCGCTCGGCCCAGCACCACCCGGTGGTCTACAACTCCTGGTACGCCACCGAGTTCGACGTGCGGGTCGATCACCAGCTGGCGCTCGCCGAACGAGCGGCGGCGCTCGGGGCCGAGGTGTTCGTGCTCGACGACGGCTGGTTCCGCGGTCGGACTTCAGACGCCTCCGGGCTGGGCGACTGGCAGGTGGACACCTCGAAGTTCCCGGACGGACTCACCCCGCTGATCGACGGGGTGCGAGCACTCCGGATGCGGTTCGGCATCTGGGTGGAACCGGAGTGCGTGAACCCCGACAGCGACCTGTTCCGCACGCACCCGGACTGGGTGTACCGGGCCGGGGACCGGCCGCTGGTGACCTCCCGGAACCAGTACGTCCTCGACCTGGGCAGGCCCGAGGTGGAGGCGTTCGTGGCCGGCATGCTCCGCGACCTGCTCGGCGGGCACGACATCAGCTACCTGAAGTGGGACATGAATCGCCCCGTCAGCGACGGCGGCCGGCCCGGCGACCCGCACGGCGGCGAGTGGTCGGTCCAGCACACCCGCGCCTACTACCGGCTGCTGGAACTGGTGCGAGCAGAGTTTCCGCACGTGACCTTCGAGGCGTGCGCCTCCGGTGGTGGCCGCACCGATCTGGAGGTGCTGCGCCGCAGCGATGTGGTGTGGGCCAGTGACGAGACGGGTCCGCGGGACCGGTTGGCGATCCAGCACGGGTTCCTCTCCGTCTACGCCGCGAGCTGGCTGAGTTCGTGGGTGACCGATGAGCCGGATCGGCTCGATACCGCCGGTGAACCAGTCAGCCTGACGTTCCGGTTCCTGGTGGCCATGTGCGGGGTGCTGGGCGTGGGCGGGGACCTGCTCGCGTGGCCGGAGGACGACCGTGAGCTGGCGGCCTCACTCGTGGCGACCTATCGGCAGATCCGGGAGGTGGTGCTCGAGGGTGAGGTGCATCGCCACGGCGACCCGGCGGATCCGCAGTACGCCGTGGAGTACCGCACGTCCGGGCAGCGGGTGGTGATGGTCTTCACGCGTGGCGCGCACCGGTCACCGGTGCACCTGACCGGCCTTTCGGGCGGTGAGCACGTGGACACGCTCGGCCCGGATGGCACGCTTCACGACGCCGGTGCAGTCACAGCAGCGCAGTCGGCCGAGGGGCTGTGGGCTCCGCATCGCGCAGCGGGTGATGCGGACCTGCTCGTGCTCACCAGCCTCGGTGCCGGAATCTGA
- a CDS encoding carbohydrate ABC transporter permease has protein sequence MTAVTESRSKRRAIGQRSPWFHVLMIPFTLLWVAPMVFVLIVAMRPFSDIVSRGLSALPATLSWEGFETALTTGGIGGALRNSAIVTVVAVVLSLFLASLAAYALSRFRIPGRTVILLLMLAGNLLPPQILLIPVAKITEALGIYDTLFALIIVQVGFGLGFYTFVLHGFMRALPNEVFEAARIDGAGPVRIYALIVLPLARPSLAALTALATTWVFNDLIWAMTVLRTEDNFPITAALLNLQGGFVSQWNVVAAGAVIAAIPTAVVFFIFQKQFVSGLLVGANK, from the coding sequence ATGACTGCTGTGACCGAATCGAGGAGCAAGCGCCGCGCGATCGGGCAGCGTTCCCCCTGGTTCCACGTGCTGATGATCCCGTTCACGCTGCTCTGGGTGGCACCGATGGTGTTCGTGCTGATCGTCGCGATGCGCCCGTTCTCCGACATCGTCTCCCGTGGTCTGAGCGCTCTGCCCGCCACCCTGAGCTGGGAGGGTTTCGAGACTGCGCTGACCACCGGCGGCATCGGTGGGGCGCTGCGCAACTCGGCGATCGTGACGGTCGTGGCGGTGGTGCTCTCGCTGTTCCTGGCCTCACTCGCCGCGTACGCGTTGAGCCGGTTCCGGATCCCGGGCCGCACTGTCATCCTGCTGCTGATGCTGGCCGGAAACCTGCTGCCCCCGCAGATCCTGCTCATCCCCGTCGCGAAGATCACCGAGGCCCTGGGGATCTACGACACGCTGTTCGCGCTGATCATCGTCCAGGTGGGCTTCGGTCTCGGCTTCTACACCTTCGTGCTGCACGGGTTCATGCGTGCCCTGCCAAACGAGGTGTTCGAGGCGGCGCGCATCGACGGAGCGGGTCCGGTGCGCATCTACGCGCTCATCGTGCTGCCGTTGGCCCGGCCATCCCTGGCGGCACTCACGGCGTTGGCGACGACCTGGGTCTTCAACGACCTGATCTGGGCGATGACCGTGTTGCGCACGGAGGACAACTTCCCGATCACTGCGGCGCTGCTGAACCTGCAAGGCGGGTTCGTCAGCCAGTGGAACGTGGTGGCTGCCGGTGCAGTGATCGCGGCGATCCCCACCGCCGTGGTGTTCTTCATCTTCCAGAAGCAGTTCGTCTCCGGGCTGCTCGTCGGAGCCAACAAATGA
- a CDS encoding carbohydrate ABC transporter permease has protein sequence MTAAAAAERTTAPTSGGPRPPMARWARVFRRVPWVVWVFLLVPLAVEAFWVFWPAMNSFSLSFTRWNGVGAAEPVGLGNYQDLMSDPTFQTALRNNVIWVIGFGGLSVVIGLALAVLLNRPGRGIGLYRAAIYLPMVFSLAVTGLFWRVLYSPDGLVNFSLETVGLGVLERQWLADPDVALYAVLVAAVWRQVGYIMVLYLAGLKGVDPSLEEAAAMDGANRWQRFTRIVMPQLRSVNAVVFAVTVIDSLRTFDIVWAMTRGGPYNSTHLLSTYMFEQGFTLVNLGYGSAIAVVIFALAIVFIVSYLVRSIRQEES, from the coding sequence GTGACGGCAGCAGCCGCAGCGGAACGAACCACCGCCCCCACCTCCGGCGGCCCGCGCCCACCCATGGCACGGTGGGCACGGGTGTTCCGCCGGGTGCCGTGGGTGGTGTGGGTGTTCCTGCTCGTGCCGCTGGCCGTCGAGGCCTTCTGGGTGTTCTGGCCGGCGATGAACTCGTTCTCGCTCTCCTTCACCCGGTGGAACGGCGTCGGTGCGGCCGAGCCGGTGGGGCTGGGCAACTACCAGGATCTGATGTCCGACCCGACGTTCCAGACGGCGTTGCGCAACAACGTCATCTGGGTGATCGGCTTCGGCGGTCTCTCAGTAGTGATCGGGCTGGCGCTGGCGGTGCTGCTGAACCGGCCCGGGCGGGGTATCGGGTTGTACCGGGCGGCGATCTACCTGCCGATGGTGTTCTCCCTCGCCGTCACCGGACTGTTCTGGCGAGTGCTGTACTCCCCCGACGGCCTGGTGAACTTCTCGCTCGAGACGGTCGGTCTCGGCGTGCTGGAACGGCAGTGGCTGGCCGATCCGGACGTCGCGCTCTACGCCGTGCTGGTGGCGGCGGTGTGGCGGCAGGTCGGCTACATCATGGTGCTCTACCTGGCCGGTCTCAAGGGTGTGGACCCATCGCTGGAGGAGGCCGCTGCGATGGACGGGGCGAACCGGTGGCAGCGGTTCACCCGCATCGTGATGCCGCAGTTGCGCAGTGTCAACGCCGTGGTCTTCGCGGTCACGGTAATCGACTCGTTGCGCACCTTCGACATCGTGTGGGCGATGACCCGCGGCGGCCCGTACAACTCCACCCACCTGCTGAGCACCTACATGTTCGAGCAAGGCTTCACGCTGGTGAATCTCGGCTATGGCTCGGCGATCGCCGTCGTGATCTTCGCCCTCGCGATCGTATTCATCGTCAGCTATCTCGTCCGTTCCATCCGGCAGGAGGAGTCATGA
- a CDS encoding ABC transporter substrate-binding protein, translating to MNTTTRTSPVSRRGFLLGASALGTSGLLAGCLGSEGAPEETTGTDETSGSSEPSGPVTLQNSQSDPAPREALETLIGDYPGDAEINTVAIEQFRAQLSTYLTSANPPDVLTWYAGSVARDYAAEGLLLDVSDMWEGDGACANFSDALRELSSAEDGSQIFVPTNYYWWSIFYKKSAFEEWGVSAPETWEDFLGLCEDLKGRGVSPLANGIGSTPWMASGWFDYLNLRINGAQYHRELLAGEHAFTDPEVEAVLEEYTKLIPYFDPDMASYSYQEAVTPMVQNESAMYLIGAFVTQFFPEDQRDDLDFFSVPPINPDVPSAEEAPTDGYFAASGTDNPEGTKELLAYLASAQSQQTFIEISGSSNLPTHPDVDTSGFSPLVQKGIELLNSTEEITQFFNRDSSDALQATADDALTRFLADPSDIPGILEGWQAAAERVWDQ from the coding sequence ATGAACACCACCACCCGCACCAGCCCGGTCTCCCGGCGAGGATTTCTCCTCGGCGCGAGCGCCCTCGGTACCAGCGGTCTGCTGGCCGGTTGCCTCGGTTCCGAAGGAGCACCGGAAGAGACCACCGGCACCGACGAGACGTCCGGGTCGAGCGAGCCGTCCGGCCCGGTCACATTGCAGAACTCGCAGTCCGATCCGGCGCCACGGGAGGCGCTGGAGACCCTGATCGGCGACTACCCCGGCGATGCCGAGATCAACACGGTCGCGATCGAGCAGTTCCGCGCTCAGCTGTCCACCTACCTCACCTCCGCCAACCCACCGGATGTCCTCACCTGGTACGCCGGCTCGGTGGCCCGTGACTACGCAGCCGAAGGGCTGCTGCTCGACGTCTCGGACATGTGGGAGGGCGACGGAGCGTGCGCGAACTTCTCCGACGCACTACGCGAGCTGTCCTCCGCCGAGGACGGCAGCCAGATCTTCGTCCCGACGAACTATTACTGGTGGTCGATCTTCTACAAGAAGTCCGCCTTCGAGGAGTGGGGCGTGAGCGCACCGGAGACCTGGGAGGACTTCCTCGGCCTGTGTGAAGACCTCAAGGGCAGGGGTGTGAGCCCGCTCGCCAACGGCATCGGCTCCACGCCGTGGATGGCCTCGGGCTGGTTCGACTACCTGAATCTGCGCATCAACGGCGCCCAGTACCACCGGGAGCTCCTCGCCGGTGAGCACGCCTTCACCGACCCCGAGGTGGAGGCCGTGCTCGAGGAGTACACGAAGCTCATTCCCTACTTCGACCCGGATATGGCCTCATACTCCTACCAGGAGGCCGTCACGCCGATGGTGCAGAACGAATCGGCCATGTACCTGATCGGGGCGTTCGTCACGCAATTCTTCCCGGAGGACCAGCGCGACGATCTGGACTTCTTCTCGGTGCCGCCGATCAACCCCGACGTCCCCAGTGCCGAGGAAGCACCCACCGACGGCTACTTCGCTGCCTCCGGCACGGACAACCCGGAGGGCACGAAGGAGTTGCTCGCCTACCTCGCCTCGGCACAGTCGCAGCAGACGTTCATCGAGATCTCCGGCTCCTCGAACCTGCCCACCCACCCGGATGTGGACACCTCCGGATTCTCCCCGCTGGTGCAGAAGGGGATCGAGCTGCTGAACAGCACCGAGGAGATCACCCAGTTCTTCAACCGGGACTCCTCCGATGCACTGCAGGCGACGGCGGACGATGCGTTGACGAGGTTCCTCGCCGATCCCTCCGACATCCCGGGCATCCTGGAGGGCTGGCAGGCCGCCGCTGAGCGGGTCTGGGACCAGTGA
- a CDS encoding cellulase-like family protein, whose amino-acid sequence MTYSPVPIPDHLPDRLTLTLWDFSWFVRTGPGEPFEDLDQAFAEAVERGYNTIRICAMPYLLFGSGLDTSALHLGSMGGEYAQRVRWYDVAAETTIDAREHLLELFRAAKRHDCFVIVSSWEYQQSPAFAATPQWYEALHAVEPEERAVELARAESALVDFLTEHDLADRIAFVELHNEVQVGHLTEGLSGERDDMVLALHDRLERGLDVFHTLQPHVPVTVNYAGVPVGAMRGIPRNADVLVVHPYTYGVLDALIEAYGLRGPLEDYAQEAARRDLLRPGAPDVTEWTAGEAWRMHAMIVSKPEIYTHDWCDPQAFDRWLYDHYGEHRLAMDSRLTLWLETAADQAAARQIPLVLGEGWVGYTPKDSRFEEGPVGAQICRRAMAESARVGAWGSIVCSNAAPQHAMWADVGLQQEANAIFTRA is encoded by the coding sequence ATGACCTACTCCCCCGTACCGATCCCGGACCATCTGCCTGACCGGTTGACACTGACTCTCTGGGACTTCTCCTGGTTCGTCCGCACTGGACCGGGTGAGCCGTTCGAGGATCTCGACCAGGCATTCGCCGAGGCCGTCGAGCGCGGGTACAACACCATCCGCATCTGCGCGATGCCGTATCTGTTGTTCGGTTCCGGACTCGATACCTCGGCGCTGCACCTCGGATCGATGGGTGGCGAGTACGCCCAGCGGGTGCGCTGGTACGACGTGGCCGCCGAGACAACCATCGACGCCCGTGAGCACCTGCTGGAGCTGTTCCGGGCGGCGAAGCGTCATGACTGCTTCGTGATCGTCTCCTCCTGGGAATACCAGCAGAGCCCGGCATTCGCTGCCACACCTCAGTGGTACGAGGCCCTGCATGCGGTCGAACCCGAGGAGCGGGCCGTGGAGCTGGCCCGGGCAGAGTCCGCCCTGGTGGACTTCCTCACCGAGCACGATCTGGCGGACCGGATCGCCTTCGTGGAGCTGCACAACGAGGTCCAAGTCGGTCATCTGACCGAAGGCCTCAGCGGCGAGCGTGATGACATGGTGCTGGCCCTGCACGACCGCCTCGAGCGCGGCCTGGACGTGTTCCACACGCTGCAGCCGCATGTGCCGGTCACGGTGAACTATGCGGGCGTTCCGGTGGGTGCCATGCGCGGGATTCCCCGCAATGCGGACGTGCTCGTGGTGCACCCCTACACCTACGGGGTGCTGGACGCCCTGATCGAGGCGTACGGCCTGCGGGGGCCCCTCGAGGACTATGCGCAGGAGGCCGCCCGCCGGGACCTGCTGCGCCCGGGGGCCCCGGACGTGACCGAGTGGACGGCGGGCGAGGCCTGGCGGATGCACGCCATGATCGTGAGCAAGCCGGAGATCTACACCCACGACTGGTGCGACCCGCAAGCGTTCGATCGCTGGCTCTACGACCACTACGGCGAGCACCGGCTCGCGATGGACTCCCGTCTCACGCTGTGGCTGGAGACCGCCGCCGATCAGGCGGCCGCCCGCCAGATCCCGCTCGTGCTCGGCGAAGGCTGGGTCGGCTACACACCCAAGGACAGCCGGTTCGAGGAGGGACCGGTCGGCGCACAGATCTGCCGCCGGGCCATGGCCGAGTCCGCCCGCGTCGGCGCGTGGGGCTCAATCGTGTGCTCCAATGCCGCGCCTCAGCACGCGATGTGGGCCGATGTCGGCCTGCAACAGGAGGCAAACGCGATCTTCACCCGAGCCTGA
- a CDS encoding DUF5107 domain-containing protein, which translates to MLTEEPTLTLPARPGDQADAPVAVWREPLPLRTYHPAPPSDLPAYLDGRVYQGSSGRVYPLPFHDRIESEPTTHQWDAIHLENAWIRLVILPELGGRIHLAIDRHSGAEIFYNNPVIKPALVGLAGPWIAGGIELNWPQHHRPATYLPTDTHITHEDDGSVTVWCSDHDPFDRMKGMHGVRLRPDRSTIELRVRLYNRTPLTQTFLWWANVAARTHRDFQSFFPSDVHIVADHAKRAITAFPAADRPYYDIDYPSRAHHTFTAADGALVSGDRIDWPDNIPVPTSYMVTHSDHDFFGGYDHATSLGFVHVADRRIAVGKKQWTWGESRFGRAWNRNLADDDSAYVELMAGVFTDNQPDFAFLAPGETKVFSQVWYPLRDIGPVTEATEEAALRVRLAGGTLAIGVISTSTRPGALLEVLDPDGTVIADRVADLDPATPVQWEVAADGAAPLTVRVRHGEQVLVSQPTAQARQGEQGEQGESVEVLAATEPAPPAQVDTVEELLDIAGHLQQYRHASRSPEPYWAEALRREPGHAGVSTAVGIARLRQGRLGEAETHLRTAVGRLTAYHPTPSDVTALYHLGLVLALGERPQEAYGLFARASWNRLWRAPAGYEMARLDATARRDTTALHRLDDVLRVEPEHLQARTLRALLLRRTGRTGDAAAELAALAGLDPLHWWSRDLAGQELHTDALTCLDIASEYASVGCLDEALRVMETAVDRDRGRALGQPSVTALAHLHRADLLERSGDEVAAQRARQDAAGADRTWCFPGRLEDAVMLTRAVQRHQDAVAQVLLGHWLYASGRQQEALTAWETGAREAGDAVVHRNIGLALVTEADDLDGARAAYDRALALAPGHPRILRESDQLDRRRAMPVAARLRAISDAPQAVAERDDLAAELAHLLVCSGDAVAAHRILSGRQFQPWEGGEGEVLRVWERTCTALARTALTAGRLDEAAQSVAGALTPPATLGEDRHPLATTAGLQLLTGDVAAAAGRTEDAERAWSIAAAQVGDFRTMSASRHSEATYHSVLALRRLGRADEARALAADLRAFTDELAASTPGIDYFATSLPEMLLFPPDLSEQRDVRVQFLRAQLDLLDGDMPAARALLTEILTTVPDHPEAHDLLATIEERE; encoded by the coding sequence ATGCTCACAGAGGAGCCGACGCTCACCCTCCCGGCCCGGCCCGGCGACCAGGCCGATGCACCCGTCGCTGTCTGGCGCGAACCGCTGCCGCTGCGTACCTACCACCCGGCGCCGCCCTCGGACCTGCCCGCCTATCTCGATGGCCGCGTCTATCAGGGCTCCTCGGGGCGGGTGTACCCGCTGCCCTTCCACGACCGGATCGAATCCGAACCCACAACGCACCAGTGGGACGCGATCCACCTGGAGAACGCGTGGATCCGGCTGGTGATCCTGCCCGAGCTGGGCGGCCGGATCCACCTGGCGATCGACCGCCACTCGGGCGCCGAGATCTTCTACAACAATCCGGTGATCAAACCCGCACTCGTCGGCCTGGCCGGGCCCTGGATCGCCGGCGGCATCGAACTCAACTGGCCCCAGCACCACCGACCCGCCACCTACCTGCCCACCGACACCCACATCACCCACGAAGACGACGGTTCGGTCACCGTCTGGTGCTCCGACCACGACCCCTTTGACCGGATGAAGGGGATGCACGGGGTCCGCCTCCGCCCGGACCGTTCCACCATCGAGCTGCGGGTGCGCCTGTACAACCGCACGCCGCTGACGCAGACCTTCCTGTGGTGGGCGAACGTGGCCGCACGTACCCACCGGGACTTCCAGTCCTTCTTCCCCAGCGACGTTCACATCGTGGCCGATCACGCCAAGCGCGCCATCACCGCCTTCCCCGCCGCGGATCGGCCCTACTACGACATCGACTATCCGAGCCGGGCACACCACACTTTCACCGCGGCCGACGGCGCCCTCGTGTCCGGGGACCGCATCGACTGGCCGGACAACATCCCCGTGCCCACCTCCTACATGGTCACCCACTCTGATCACGATTTCTTCGGAGGCTACGACCACGCCACCAGCCTGGGTTTCGTGCACGTGGCCGACCGGCGCATCGCCGTCGGGAAGAAGCAGTGGACGTGGGGCGAGTCGCGCTTCGGCCGCGCATGGAACCGCAACCTCGCCGATGACGACTCCGCCTATGTCGAACTCATGGCTGGAGTGTTCACCGACAACCAGCCCGATTTCGCCTTCCTCGCCCCCGGTGAGACGAAGGTGTTCTCCCAGGTCTGGTATCCGCTGCGGGATATCGGGCCCGTCACCGAGGCCACGGAGGAGGCGGCGCTGCGGGTCCGGCTGGCCGGCGGCACGCTCGCCATCGGCGTGATCTCCACCTCGACTCGGCCGGGGGCGTTGCTGGAGGTGCTGGACCCTGACGGCACGGTGATCGCCGACCGGGTCGCCGATCTCGATCCGGCCACGCCGGTGCAGTGGGAGGTCGCCGCCGACGGCGCAGCACCGCTGACCGTACGCGTGCGCCATGGCGAGCAGGTGCTGGTGAGTCAACCGACGGCGCAGGCTCGCCAGGGTGAGCAGGGTGAGCAGGGTGAGAGTGTCGAGGTGCTGGCAGCGACGGAACCTGCGCCCCCGGCGCAGGTGGACACCGTCGAAGAGCTGCTCGATATCGCCGGTCACCTGCAGCAGTACCGCCACGCCAGCCGCTCCCCCGAGCCGTACTGGGCGGAAGCGCTACGGCGGGAGCCGGGCCACGCGGGGGTGAGCACCGCCGTCGGGATCGCGCGCCTGCGGCAGGGGCGCCTCGGTGAGGCGGAGACACACCTGCGCACCGCCGTCGGCAGACTCACTGCCTACCACCCCACCCCCAGCGATGTGACGGCGCTGTATCACCTGGGCCTGGTGCTCGCCCTCGGCGAGCGCCCGCAAGAGGCGTACGGCCTGTTCGCTCGCGCCTCCTGGAACCGGCTGTGGCGGGCACCGGCCGGATACGAGATGGCGCGGCTCGACGCCACCGCCCGGCGGGATACGACCGCGCTGCACCGGCTGGACGATGTGCTGCGCGTGGAGCCGGAACACCTGCAGGCGCGCACGCTGCGGGCACTGCTGCTGCGCCGCACCGGGCGTACCGGGGATGCCGCGGCCGAACTGGCTGCGCTGGCCGGCCTCGACCCGCTTCACTGGTGGTCGCGGGACCTTGCCGGCCAGGAACTGCACACCGACGCCCTCACCTGCCTGGACATCGCGAGCGAATACGCGAGCGTCGGCTGCCTCGACGAGGCGCTCCGGGTGATGGAGACGGCCGTCGACCGTGATCGCGGACGCGCCCTGGGGCAACCCTCGGTCACCGCCCTGGCGCACCTGCACCGTGCCGATCTGCTGGAGCGGTCCGGCGACGAGGTCGCCGCCCAGCGCGCCCGTCAGGACGCTGCCGGGGCCGATCGCACCTGGTGCTTCCCGGGACGACTCGAGGACGCCGTCATGCTCACGCGGGCCGTCCAGCGTCACCAGGACGCGGTGGCCCAGGTACTGCTCGGCCACTGGCTGTACGCCTCCGGACGTCAGCAGGAGGCCCTGACGGCGTGGGAGACCGGAGCCCGGGAGGCGGGGGACGCCGTCGTGCACCGCAACATCGGGCTCGCACTGGTGACAGAGGCGGATGATCTGGACGGCGCCCGAGCCGCCTACGACCGAGCACTCGCCCTCGCTCCAGGTCACCCACGGATCCTGCGGGAGAGCGACCAGCTGGACCGGCGACGCGCCATGCCGGTGGCCGCGCGGTTGCGGGCCATCAGCGACGCCCCGCAGGCGGTGGCCGAGCGCGACGATCTCGCCGCCGAACTGGCGCACCTGCTTGTCTGCTCCGGGGATGCGGTCGCAGCGCACCGGATCCTCAGCGGGCGGCAGTTCCAGCCGTGGGAAGGCGGCGAGGGTGAGGTGCTGCGGGTGTGGGAACGCACCTGCACCGCTCTCGCCCGCACCGCCCTGACCGCGGGCAGGCTCGACGAGGCGGCGCAGTCGGTGGCCGGGGCCCTCACGCCGCCGGCCACGCTCGGGGAGGATCGGCACCCGCTCGCCACGACCGCTGGGCTGCAACTGCTCACGGGTGACGTGGCGGCTGCCGCGGGCAGAACCGAGGACGCCGAACGGGCCTGGTCGATCGCCGCCGCTCAGGTGGGTGACTTCCGCACGATGAGCGCCAGCCGCCACAGCGAGGCGACCTACCACAGCGTGCTCGCCCTGCGGCGCCTCGGCCGCGCTGACGAAGCCCGTGCCCTCGCCGCGGACCTCCGGGCGTTCACCGACGAGTTGGCCGCCTCCACGCCCGGTATCGACTACTTCGCCACCTCGCTGCCGGAGATGCTGCTCTTCCCGCCTGACCTGAGCGAACAGCGCGACGTGCGCGTGCAGTTCCTGCGCGCCCAGCTGGACCTGCTGGACGGCGATATGCCGGCGGCGCGAGCGCTGTTGACCGAGATCCTGACCACCGTGCCCGACCATCCCGAGGCCCACGACCTGCTCGCCACGATCGAGGAGCGAGAATGA